A genome region from Chlorobaculum tepidum TLS includes the following:
- a CDS encoding MBL fold metallo-hydrolase — translation MKLTILTDNRAAPGLTCEHGFAVLIETGGKRILFDTGQLTAIDANCRALGIDLSDIDIIVLSHGHYDHTGNLADVLRIADRATLYLHPSALIERYSIRNDKPKPIDMPETAKQAINGLPKERVVWVTEPTRLTDGAFLTGPVPRQTTFEDTGGPFFFDPDGKTPDPIEDDLSLWIEKPEGLIVLAGCCHAGIVNTLDYIESITGQKRIATLIGGMHLSAASPERLNRTVASLANRDISRLIACHCTGQAAVERFSKELPYPVEAGYAGMVVESANE, via the coding sequence ATGAAACTCACCATTCTTACCGACAACCGCGCCGCACCCGGACTCACCTGCGAACACGGCTTCGCGGTGCTGATTGAAACCGGCGGCAAGCGCATCCTGTTCGACACCGGCCAGCTCACGGCGATCGATGCCAACTGCCGTGCGCTCGGCATCGACTTGTCGGACATCGACATCATCGTACTCAGCCACGGGCACTACGACCACACCGGCAACCTCGCCGACGTGCTCCGAATCGCCGACCGCGCCACGCTCTACCTCCACCCGTCAGCGCTCATCGAACGCTACAGCATCCGCAACGACAAGCCCAAACCCATCGACATGCCCGAAACCGCCAAGCAAGCAATTAACGGACTTCCGAAAGAGCGGGTCGTATGGGTCACTGAGCCGACCCGCCTGACCGATGGCGCCTTCCTGACCGGCCCAGTCCCCCGCCAGACAACCTTCGAGGACACCGGCGGCCCATTTTTCTTTGATCCGGACGGAAAAACGCCTGACCCCATCGAAGACGATCTGTCGCTCTGGATCGAGAAGCCGGAAGGGCTGATCGTGCTCGCAGGATGTTGCCATGCCGGCATCGTCAACACGCTTGACTACATCGAGAGCATCACCGGGCAAAAACGGATCGCGACGCTTATCGGCGGAATGCACCTCTCGGCAGCCAGCCCGGAGCGCCTCAACCGCACCGTAGCATCGCTCGCCAATCGAGACATCTCCCGCCTCATTGCCTGCCACTGCACCGGTCAGGCAGCTGTAGAACGCTTCAGCAAAGAGCTGCCGTATCCAGTAGAGGCGGGTTATGCCGGCATGGTGGTGGAGTCGGCGAATGAGTAA
- a CDS encoding SDR family oxidoreductase — MSEKKISILGCGWLGLPLARFLAGEGYTVKGSTTSEAKITKMKEAGVEPFRIVIDESIEGDISSFLDSEILVVNIPPKRREDVVEYHVGQISLLIDALADSPVKHVLFVSSTSVYPASGGEVVESDAADPDAADSPAGRALMYVEEMLRSESAFNTTVVRFGGLIGPGRNPAEFIQRMTEITSPAHPVNLIHLDDCVHVIAEIIRQEAWGETFNACAPLHPTRSELYAAAAESHGLAALQEERSSDTNFKIVNSDRIVEKLGYTFLHPDPLAMARGGN; from the coding sequence ATGAGTGAGAAAAAAATATCGATTCTCGGTTGCGGGTGGCTCGGTTTGCCACTGGCCCGTTTTCTGGCTGGCGAGGGGTATACCGTCAAGGGTTCGACTACCAGCGAAGCGAAAATTACCAAGATGAAAGAGGCCGGTGTCGAGCCTTTCCGGATTGTCATCGATGAGAGCATTGAAGGCGATATTTCCTCGTTTTTGGACAGCGAAATCCTCGTGGTGAACATTCCTCCCAAGCGGCGTGAAGATGTGGTCGAATACCATGTCGGCCAGATTTCGCTGCTGATCGACGCTCTTGCCGATTCGCCGGTGAAGCATGTGTTGTTCGTCAGCTCGACCTCGGTCTATCCCGCGTCGGGTGGTGAAGTGGTCGAATCTGACGCCGCAGATCCCGACGCGGCGGACTCTCCAGCCGGTCGGGCGTTGATGTACGTCGAGGAGATGCTGCGTTCGGAGTCTGCGTTCAACACCACGGTGGTGCGCTTCGGTGGTCTGATCGGCCCCGGACGCAATCCGGCGGAGTTCATCCAGCGCATGACAGAAATCACGAGTCCCGCTCATCCGGTGAACCTTATTCATCTCGATGATTGTGTGCACGTGATCGCTGAAATCATCCGGCAGGAAGCCTGGGGCGAAACCTTCAACGCCTGCGCGCCGCTCCACCCGACTCGAAGCGAACTCTATGCCGCCGCTGCTGAAAGTCACGGCCTCGCCGCGCTGCAGGAAGAACGATCCAGTGACACCAATTTCAAGATCGTCAACAGTGACAGGATTGTCGAGAAACTGGGATACACGTTCCTGCATCCTGATCCGCTGGCAATGGCAAGGGGAGGCAATTGA
- a CDS encoding TrpB-like pyridoxal phosphate-dependent enzyme: MSTEPTKILLSEDEMPRQWYNIQADLPSPMPPPVGLDGNPIGPDALAKVFPMNLIEQEVSTERWIDIPEEILGILKLWRPSPLYRARRLEAALGTPAKIYYKNEGVSPAGSHKPNTAVAQAWYNREFGIKYLTTETGAGQWGSALAMSCKLIGIECKVFMVRISFDQKPFRKIMMNTWGAECIPSPSPLTAVGRRILEEDPDTPGSLGIAISEAIEQAVERDDTRYALGSVLNHVMLHQTIIGLEARKQFDKIGRYPDIVIGCAGGGSNFAGISFPFLYDKIHGKDVQVIATEPEACPTLTRAPYAYDSGDVAMMTPLLPMHSLGHTFIPPAIHAGGLRYHGMAPLVSHTKQLGLIEATALPQTECYEAALLFAHTEGFIPAPETSHAIAQTIREAKQAKEEGKEKVILMNWSGHGLMDLQGYDAYMSGKISDYPLPEELLQRSIAASLEGHPPVPGC, encoded by the coding sequence ATGAGTACAGAGCCTACCAAAATCCTCCTGAGCGAGGATGAAATGCCCCGTCAGTGGTACAACATCCAGGCCGACCTGCCTTCGCCCATGCCGCCGCCGGTGGGGCTGGATGGCAATCCGATCGGGCCGGATGCGCTGGCCAAAGTGTTTCCGATGAACCTGATCGAGCAGGAGGTGAGCACCGAGCGCTGGATCGATATTCCGGAAGAAATTCTCGGCATCCTCAAGCTGTGGCGGCCTTCGCCGCTCTACCGCGCGCGGCGACTCGAAGCGGCGCTCGGCACTCCGGCCAAAATCTACTACAAGAACGAAGGGGTCTCGCCCGCCGGGAGCCACAAGCCCAACACTGCGGTGGCGCAGGCGTGGTACAACCGGGAGTTCGGTATCAAGTACCTCACCACCGAAACCGGCGCGGGCCAATGGGGCAGCGCGCTGGCGATGAGCTGCAAGCTGATCGGCATCGAGTGCAAGGTGTTCATGGTGCGCATCAGCTTCGACCAGAAGCCGTTCCGCAAGATCATGATGAACACCTGGGGCGCGGAGTGCATCCCCAGCCCGAGCCCGCTGACAGCGGTTGGGCGCAGGATTCTCGAAGAGGATCCCGACACGCCGGGCAGCCTCGGCATCGCCATCAGCGAGGCAATCGAGCAAGCAGTCGAGCGCGACGACACCCGCTACGCCCTCGGCAGCGTGCTGAATCACGTGATGCTGCACCAAACCATCATCGGCCTCGAAGCCAGGAAACAGTTCGACAAGATCGGGCGCTACCCGGACATCGTGATCGGCTGCGCGGGCGGCGGCTCGAACTTCGCGGGCATCAGCTTCCCGTTCCTGTACGACAAGATTCACGGCAAGGATGTGCAGGTGATCGCAACCGAGCCGGAGGCGTGCCCGACGCTGACCCGCGCGCCCTACGCCTATGATTCGGGCGACGTGGCGATGATGACGCCGCTCCTGCCGATGCACAGCCTCGGCCACACCTTCATTCCGCCGGCCATCCACGCGGGCGGCCTGCGCTACCACGGCATGGCTCCGCTGGTGAGCCACACCAAGCAGCTCGGGCTGATCGAAGCCACCGCGCTGCCGCAGACCGAGTGCTACGAAGCTGCCCTGCTCTTCGCCCACACCGAAGGGTTCATCCCCGCGCCGGAGACTTCGCACGCCATCGCGCAGACCATCCGCGAAGCAAAGCAGGCCAAGGAGGAGGGCAAGGAGAAGGTGATCCTGATGAACTGGTCCGGCCACGGACTGATGGACTTGCAGGGCTACGACGCCTACATGTCGGGCAAAATCAGCGACTACCCGCTGCCGGAGGAGCTGCTGCAACGCTCCATCGCCGCCTCGCTCGAAGGCCATCCGCCGGTGCCGGGCTGCTGA
- a CDS encoding ATP-dependent Clp protease ATP-binding subunit, with product MEGNFSNRVQDVIRLSREEALRLGHDYIGTEHLLLGLIREGEGIGAKILKNLKVDLFQLKQKIEENTHPKVPATQMGNVPLTKQAEKVLKITYLEAKICKSTIIGTEHLLLSILKGDDNIAAQILEQFGVTYDQVRDELMTITTGRSEAYEPPMEGSYSSGSGSPARPSKKSETKRGERTKTPVLDNFGRDITRLAMEDKLDPIIGREKEIERVAQVLSRRKKNNPVLIGEPGVGKTAIAEGLALKIVQRKVSRVLYDKRVVALDLAALVAGTKYRGQFEERMKALMNELERSRDVILFIDELHTIIGAGGASGSLDASNIFKPALARGELQCIGATTLDEYRQYIEKDGALDRRFQKIMVEPTSVEETIQILNNIKNKYEAHHHVHYSEDAIEKAVKLSERYITDRFLPDKAIDVMDEAGARVHLSNIHVPQEILELEKSIEEIKSEKNKVVKMQNFEEAARLRDKEKNMLEALDHAKQEWEEQSMESVYDVTEADITSVIAMMTGIPVAKVAQSESKKLLTMEAELKKEVIGQDEAIKKITKAIQRTRAGLKDPSRPIGSFIFLGPTGVGKTELAKALTRYLFDSEDALIRADMSEYMEKFSVSRLVGAPPGYVGYEEGGQLTEKVRRKPYSVVLIDEIEKAHPDVFNILLQVLDEGVLTDGLGRKVDFRNTIIIMTSNIGAKEIKSFSTGGGMGFAPPSDATGDYKAMKSTIEDALKRVFNPEFLNRIDDTIVFHQLEKSDIFKIIDITAGKLFKRLKEMGIEVEIDEKAKEFLVEKGYDQKYGARPLKRALQKYVEDPLAEEMLKGRFTEGSVIQITFDEKEKELRFLDGASSAEPTPKKSKKEETLDKE from the coding sequence ATGGAAGGAAATTTCTCGAATAGAGTTCAGGACGTGATCAGGCTCAGCCGCGAAGAGGCGCTGCGTCTGGGGCACGACTATATCGGCACCGAACATCTTCTGCTCGGACTGATCCGGGAAGGAGAGGGCATAGGAGCCAAAATTCTCAAAAACCTCAAAGTCGATCTTTTCCAGCTGAAGCAAAAGATCGAGGAGAACACCCATCCCAAGGTTCCGGCCACGCAGATGGGCAATGTGCCGCTAACCAAGCAGGCTGAAAAGGTGCTCAAGATCACTTATTTGGAGGCCAAGATCTGCAAGTCAACCATCATCGGCACGGAGCATCTGTTGCTCTCGATTCTCAAGGGTGACGACAACATTGCCGCCCAGATTCTCGAACAGTTCGGTGTCACCTATGACCAGGTGCGCGACGAGCTGATGACCATTACGACCGGGCGCAGCGAGGCTTACGAGCCGCCGATGGAGGGTTCCTATTCGTCGGGTTCGGGAAGCCCCGCGCGTCCGTCGAAAAAGTCCGAGACGAAGCGCGGTGAACGCACCAAAACGCCGGTGCTCGACAATTTCGGGCGCGACATCACGCGCTTGGCGATGGAGGACAAGCTCGACCCGATCATCGGGCGCGAAAAGGAGATCGAGCGCGTGGCGCAGGTGCTCAGCCGCCGCAAGAAAAACAATCCGGTGCTGATCGGCGAGCCTGGCGTTGGCAAAACGGCCATCGCCGAAGGGCTGGCGCTCAAGATCGTGCAGCGCAAGGTTTCGCGCGTGCTTTACGACAAGCGCGTCGTGGCGCTCGACCTCGCGGCGCTCGTCGCGGGCACGAAGTACCGCGGCCAGTTTGAGGAGCGCATGAAGGCGCTCATGAATGAGCTGGAGCGTTCGCGTGACGTGATCCTCTTCATCGACGAGCTGCACACCATCATCGGTGCTGGCGGCGCTTCGGGTTCGCTCGATGCGAGCAACATCTTCAAACCCGCGCTCGCTCGCGGCGAGTTGCAGTGCATCGGCGCGACCACGCTCGATGAGTACCGCCAGTACATCGAGAAGGATGGTGCGCTGGATCGCCGTTTCCAAAAGATCATGGTTGAGCCGACCTCGGTCGAGGAGACCATCCAGATTCTGAACAACATCAAAAACAAGTACGAAGCGCATCACCACGTGCATTACTCGGAGGATGCCATCGAGAAGGCGGTCAAGCTCTCGGAGCGCTACATCACCGACCGTTTTCTGCCTGACAAGGCGATCGACGTCATGGACGAGGCGGGCGCGAGAGTGCACCTGAGCAACATCCACGTGCCGCAGGAGATTCTCGAACTTGAGAAGTCCATCGAGGAGATCAAGAGCGAGAAGAACAAAGTGGTCAAGATGCAGAACTTCGAGGAGGCGGCACGCCTGCGCGACAAGGAGAAGAACATGCTTGAAGCGCTCGACCACGCCAAGCAGGAGTGGGAAGAGCAGTCGATGGAGAGCGTTTACGACGTGACCGAAGCCGACATCACCTCGGTGATCGCGATGATGACCGGCATTCCGGTGGCGAAGGTGGCGCAGTCCGAATCGAAGAAGTTGCTCACCATGGAGGCGGAGCTGAAAAAGGAAGTCATCGGCCAGGACGAGGCGATCAAGAAGATCACCAAAGCGATCCAGCGCACCCGTGCGGGCCTCAAGGATCCGTCGCGCCCCATCGGCTCGTTCATCTTCCTCGGCCCGACCGGCGTCGGCAAGACCGAGCTGGCCAAGGCGCTGACCCGTTATCTGTTCGACAGCGAGGATGCGCTGATCCGCGCCGACATGAGTGAGTACATGGAGAAGTTCTCGGTAAGCCGCCTGGTTGGAGCGCCTCCCGGATACGTTGGCTACGAAGAGGGCGGCCAGCTCACCGAAAAGGTGCGCCGCAAACCCTATTCGGTGGTGCTGATCGACGAGATCGAAAAGGCGCATCCCGACGTGTTTAACATTCTGCTCCAGGTGCTCGACGAGGGCGTGCTGACCGACGGACTTGGCCGCAAGGTCGATTTCCGCAACACGATCATCATCATGACCTCGAACATCGGTGCCAAGGAGATCAAGAGCTTCAGCACCGGCGGAGGCATGGGCTTCGCGCCGCCTTCGGATGCGACGGGTGATTACAAGGCGATGAAGTCCACCATCGAGGATGCATTGAAGCGCGTGTTCAATCCGGAGTTCCTGAACCGCATCGACGACACGATCGTGTTCCACCAGCTCGAAAAGTCGGATATCTTCAAGATTATCGACATCACGGCAGGCAAGCTCTTCAAGCGCCTGAAGGAGATGGGCATCGAGGTTGAGATCGACGAGAAAGCCAAGGAGTTCCTTGTCGAGAAGGGTTACGACCAGAAGTACGGAGCACGCCCGCTGAAACGCGCGTTGCAGAAATATGTCGAGGATCCGCTCGCGGAGGAGATGCTCAAGGGCCGCTTCACCGAGGGCAGCGTGATTCAGATCACCTTCGACGAAAAGGAGAAGGAGCTGCGCTTTCTTGATGGCGCGTCTTCCGCCGAACCGACTCCCAAAAAGAGCAAGAAAGAGGAGACGCTCGACAAAGAGTGA
- a CDS encoding ABC transporter permease yields MTASQTSATSTAPAGRPNGWADKFDPTGFLRDTAAIVATELAKLRRDPSEILSRSIQPALWLLVFGQVFGRMRAIPTGNLDYFSFLAPGILAQSVLFIAIFYGINVIWEKDLGILQKLLASPAPRSSLVFGKAVSAGMRAIAQAAIVYLMALVAGVDLNWSPLALCGVLVAIVLGAALFSTFSLMIACLVRSRERFMGIGQVMTMPLFFASNAIYPISIMPTWLKIIAHINPLTYQVDLLRALMVTAGTSTFGIGTDFLMLTGMLIALIVVTSKLYPRIVQ; encoded by the coding sequence GTGACAGCAAGCCAAACTTCCGCGACATCAACCGCGCCCGCCGGACGGCCAAACGGCTGGGCTGACAAGTTCGACCCCACCGGGTTCCTGCGCGACACGGCAGCCATCGTCGCCACGGAGCTGGCCAAGCTGCGCCGCGACCCATCGGAAATCCTCAGCCGCTCGATCCAGCCCGCGCTCTGGCTGCTGGTGTTCGGCCAAGTGTTCGGGCGAATGCGCGCCATCCCCACCGGTAACCTCGACTACTTCAGCTTCCTCGCGCCGGGCATCCTCGCGCAAAGCGTGCTCTTCATCGCGATTTTCTACGGCATCAACGTCATCTGGGAAAAAGACCTCGGCATTTTGCAGAAGCTGCTCGCCAGCCCCGCCCCGCGGAGCTCGCTCGTCTTCGGCAAGGCGGTCTCGGCGGGAATGCGCGCCATCGCGCAGGCGGCCATCGTCTATCTGATGGCGCTCGTCGCGGGCGTCGATCTGAACTGGTCACCTCTCGCACTCTGCGGCGTGCTCGTCGCCATCGTGCTCGGCGCGGCGCTCTTCTCGACCTTTTCGCTCATGATCGCCTGCCTGGTGCGATCGCGCGAACGGTTCATGGGCATCGGCCAGGTCATGACCATGCCCCTCTTCTTCGCCAGCAACGCCATCTACCCGATCTCGATCATGCCCACCTGGCTCAAAATCATCGCCCACATCAACCCGCTCACCTACCAGGTTGACCTCCTCCGCGCGTTGATGGTGACCGCTGGCACCAGCACCTTCGGCATCGGGACAGATTTTTTGATGTTAACCGGAATGCTCATCGCGCTGATCGTCGTGACCTCGAAACTCTATCCGAGGATTGTGCAGTAA
- a CDS encoding ATP-binding cassette domain-containing protein gives MQLPTTDIAIQTDRLTRSFGSNVAVRELNLTVRSGEIFGLLGPNGAGKTTTIKMLTTMLPPSSGAATVAGHSILCDSIGVRKRIGYVSQMISADGALTGFENLLLFARIYNVPRRKRTQRIDETLAFMGLTEARDKLVCTYSGGMIRRLEIALSMLHRPEVLFLDEPTIGLDPAARLQVWKRLKELLETFGTTILLTTHDMEEAEELCDRIAIMKEGVIAAEGSAEELKQRAGTESMNQVFIHFAGEFSDSKPNFRDINRARRTAKRLG, from the coding sequence ATGCAGCTACCGACAACAGACATCGCTATCCAGACCGACCGGCTCACCCGCTCGTTCGGCTCGAATGTCGCCGTCAGGGAGCTGAATCTGACAGTGCGGTCGGGCGAAATCTTCGGTCTTCTGGGGCCAAACGGGGCGGGCAAAACGACGACCATCAAGATGCTCACCACCATGCTGCCGCCGTCAAGCGGCGCGGCGACCGTGGCCGGGCACAGCATCCTCTGCGACAGCATCGGCGTGCGCAAGCGGATCGGCTACGTGTCGCAGATGATTTCGGCGGACGGGGCGTTGACCGGCTTCGAGAACCTCCTGCTCTTCGCCCGCATCTACAACGTGCCGCGCCGCAAGCGAACGCAGCGCATCGACGAAACGCTCGCCTTCATGGGCCTCACCGAAGCGCGTGACAAGCTGGTGTGCACCTACTCCGGCGGCATGATCCGGCGGCTCGAAATCGCCCTCTCGATGCTTCACCGTCCGGAAGTGCTCTTCCTCGACGAACCGACCATCGGCCTCGATCCCGCCGCCCGCCTCCAGGTCTGGAAGCGGCTGAAGGAGCTGCTCGAAACCTTCGGCACCACGATTCTGCTCACCACGCACGACATGGAAGAGGCCGAAGAATTGTGCGACCGGATCGCCATCATGAAAGAGGGGGTCATCGCCGCCGAGGGATCGGCGGAGGAGCTGAAGCAGCGCGCCGGAACCGAATCGATGAACCAGGTTTTCATTCACTTTGCAGGAGAGTTCAGTGACAGCAAGCCAAACTTCCGCGACATCAACCGCGCCCGCCGGACGGCCAAACGGCTGGGCTGA
- a CDS encoding cysteine-rich CWC family protein: MTHNDHPGEGTPKTVVCPMCGEPFTCGMSTSCWCATRVVPDSVRNYLAERYETCVCSTCLDRLIAEAKEELRGA; the protein is encoded by the coding sequence ATGACACACAATGATCATCCCGGCGAAGGCACGCCGAAAACCGTCGTTTGCCCCATGTGCGGCGAGCCATTCACCTGCGGCATGTCCACCTCATGCTGGTGTGCCACGCGCGTGGTGCCCGATTCGGTCAGGAACTACCTCGCCGAGCGCTACGAAACCTGCGTCTGCAGCACCTGCCTCGACCGGCTCATCGCTGAGGCGAAAGAGGAATTGAGGGGAGCGTAA
- a CDS encoding c-type cytochrome: MMKSVKAAMLATTMVAMSLTAHAAETPSVALGKKLFNDPSLGGAAGAKTCASCHPNGKGVENAWKNPNLAKQINTCILGALKGKPLPLESVEMKSLVLYHQSLKPASIKP; this comes from the coding sequence ATGATGAAGTCAGTGAAAGCGGCGATGCTTGCCACGACTATGGTGGCTATGAGCCTGACTGCCCATGCGGCGGAAACTCCCTCCGTGGCGCTGGGTAAAAAACTGTTCAACGATCCATCGCTTGGCGGCGCTGCCGGCGCCAAAACCTGCGCGAGCTGCCATCCGAACGGCAAGGGAGTCGAAAATGCGTGGAAGAATCCGAACCTCGCCAAGCAGATCAATACCTGCATCCTTGGCGCGCTGAAGGGCAAACCACTGCCGCTGGAGTCGGTTGAGATGAAATCTCTTGTTCTTTACCATCAGTCGCTTAAACCGGCTTCGATAAAGCCATGA
- the glpK gene encoding glycerol kinase GlpK: protein MAILSIDQGTTGTTCMIYDRTGSVLARAYRELTQHYPQAGWVEHDPEEIWRTVVECVAEVRGAYSGHIEAIGITNQRETTVVWDRRSGQPVHRAIVWQCRRTAKLCNRYRSEEAAIRAKTGLPVDAYFSATKIRWILDAHPEIDPSNLLFGTIDTWLIWKLTGGEVHATDLTNASRTLLFDIHERRWSPELCELFGVPLSMLPEARPSMGGFGSVRTIPALDGVLIAGVAGDQQAALFGQCCFAPGSVKNTYGTGCFMVMNTGEKFVSSSHGLLTTLALDGAGRSCYAVEGSVFIGGAVMQWLRDGLQLIGSAAESETIARSVESNGGVYLVPAFVGLGAPHWNMEARGTITGLTRGSSRAHIVRAALESIAFQSHDVFRAMVADIGIQPQSLTVDGGAVSNEFLMQLQADLLGVPVHRPRNIESTALGAACLAGLEAGVWGSAAELRVLNSVERVFTPAMPEGEREALLAGWQKALRQTLTS from the coding sequence ATGGCTATTCTTTCCATCGATCAGGGCACGACCGGCACCACCTGCATGATCTACGACCGGACGGGCAGCGTGCTCGCCCGCGCGTATCGCGAGTTGACGCAACACTATCCGCAGGCGGGGTGGGTGGAGCATGATCCGGAGGAGATCTGGCGGACGGTGGTCGAGTGCGTGGCCGAGGTGCGGGGCGCATATTCGGGTCACATCGAAGCTATCGGCATCACCAACCAGCGCGAGACCACCGTGGTGTGGGATCGGCGGAGCGGCCAGCCCGTGCACCGCGCCATCGTCTGGCAGTGCCGGCGGACGGCCAAATTGTGCAACCGCTACCGCAGCGAGGAGGCGGCGATCCGCGCGAAGACAGGACTGCCGGTGGACGCCTACTTCAGCGCCACCAAGATTCGCTGGATTCTCGACGCGCATCCCGAAATCGATCCATCAAATCTCCTCTTCGGCACCATTGACACGTGGCTCATCTGGAAGCTGACCGGCGGCGAGGTTCACGCGACCGACCTGACGAATGCTTCGCGCACGCTGTTGTTTGATATCCACGAGCGGCGCTGGTCGCCCGAGCTTTGCGAGTTGTTTGGCGTGCCGCTCTCAATGCTACCGGAGGCGCGTCCGTCGATGGGCGGGTTCGGCTCGGTGCGCACGATTCCGGCGCTCGATGGCGTGCTGATTGCGGGCGTGGCGGGCGACCAGCAGGCGGCGCTTTTTGGCCAGTGCTGCTTTGCGCCGGGGTCGGTCAAGAACACCTACGGCACCGGCTGCTTCATGGTGATGAACACCGGAGAAAAGTTTGTGAGTTCGAGTCACGGCTTGTTGACGACGCTCGCGCTCGACGGCGCTGGCCGGAGCTGCTACGCGGTCGAGGGGTCGGTGTTCATCGGCGGCGCGGTGATGCAGTGGCTGCGCGACGGCTTGCAGCTCATCGGCAGCGCCGCCGAGTCTGAGACGATTGCCCGCTCGGTTGAATCGAATGGAGGGGTCTATCTCGTGCCCGCCTTCGTCGGTCTCGGCGCACCGCACTGGAACATGGAGGCGCGGGGCACGATCACCGGCCTGACGCGCGGCTCGTCGCGGGCGCATATTGTCCGCGCGGCGCTGGAGTCGATCGCCTTCCAGTCGCACGACGTGTTTCGTGCGATGGTGGCCGACATCGGCATTCAGCCGCAGTCGCTCACGGTCGATGGCGGCGCGGTGAGCAACGAGTTTCTGATGCAGCTCCAGGCCGACCTGCTCGGCGTGCCGGTGCACCGTCCGCGCAACATCGAATCCACTGCCCTCGGCGCGGCCTGCCTTGCGGGTCTCGAAGCCGGAGTGTGGGGTTCCGCCGCCGAACTGCGTGTGCTCAACAGCGTCGAGCGGGTCTTCACTCCCGCGATGCCGGAGGGCGAACGCGAGGCGTTGCTGGCGGGCTGGCAAAAGGCGCTGCGGCAGACGCTCACATCATAA